The window TTAGAACACAAGGAATGTATTATTTTAATTTGACATTACGTGGCAGTATTTGGCTTGTGTTGGCACAATATAAATGGAAAGCAATCCTCAAAACACTTTAAATTTTCCTCGCAAAGCCCCTTCACATTTAAAAAGTTTTGTACGGATAAGAGAAAGCATCCAAAAAACACCCAATATTTATCCCATACGTGTTTTTTGTATCCTTTCTTTGATTGGAATGGATTAAAAAAAGAACAAAAGATAGCAAAGATAAGGCGGACAGCCACCGCACCACCCAACCAAAAGCTTACGGCATAATGGCAGGGCAAATATGGTGGCTTCGCCCAGTTGTTGTGTGATTGCCCTGCCACCCTTCGGGACTTATTCCGTTTCCTTTTGGTTTTCCGCTTGTCCGCCTTGATAAAATGGCTTTCTTTTTTTCTGTTTTTTTGTTTTGGAAACAATTTTAAAAGGAGTTACGCATCCTTACCAAAGGACAGTTATCAAAACAACGGCTTGTGCTTATCGTTATAAATTTCCTTAATCAGCTCTCCGAACTCCTGAAAGTGGTATTCGATAATGTTATCCAGATACGCATAAATCGTCAACTTGTCGATACCCATAATACTTGTAAGCCTATTAAATCTATCGTGGTGTTCCTGCCGTACATACACCGATTTGCCTTTGCTTGCAGTACTGTTCGGAATTTTAAAGAACTGTCCGCAGTAGTCCTGTTTGGTCAGCTTCTTAGGCTTGGAGGTACTTTTTTTCGTACTGTTCGCTGACGGTTTAGTTTGTTCCG of the Chryseobacterium capnotolerans genome contains:
- a CDS encoding DUF3408 domain-containing protein gives rise to the protein MIHEENKNQQPEKEDFSIENFLTDEKKQPLMKQQGITHREDFAKPDVDEEAIMRVMAGKEPEEIAIETEQTKPSANSTKKSTSKPKKLTKQDYCGQFFKIPNSTASKGKSVYVRQEHHDRFNRLTSIMGIDKLTIYAYLDNIIEYHFQEFGELIKEIYNDKHKPLF